cttaattgAAGCGGGTTCCAGTTGTATTTAAGCGCGTCCCTGACGGATTGTCGAACTAGCAAATGAAGTATAAACAAAATATACTCCATTTGAGTATTAGCTCTGATCACCTGaccacacaaaaaaataaataaataaggaattTGAGCTCTGTCAACGAGAACCGAGCAGAAACGTTCCGGTATATATATAGGGAAGAAAAGTCAACCCATAAAAACCATAAACCACCTTGCATAGCCACCAAGCCAGTAGAGCATTGGGAGTCCTGGAGCATAATTATAACCTTTGAAAACCCGAGGGCGGCTATGGACAAAGTTTCCTCGAAGAACCATCTAGAAAGTCCACAAAAGCGGTTGGTAAGAGAGAAGAGATCAGAGCCAATCAAAGTTTCTCAATGACCAgtgtgataattaattaaaatatatttaagtaGCCTTTTCCCCTGCCCATTACTTAAATGAAATGCAAGGGGCTTCCTAGCCAAATTTCATGCGCATCAAGTAGTCACCAATCAGGAAAGAAATATACATTCCCCGGGGTACTTGTAACTTACTTGCTTGAAACATCACTAAAACAGCCAGATTTGCCTACAGCCAAGTAAATACGCCGTGGCATCATGAGGCAAAATATCCATCTGAGATGACTGGCAGGAGATTCAGAGCTACGCTCCTGATACTCCCGAAGGCTGACGtcagaaaggaaaataaacaCCGCAAGATTAGAATGGCAATTCAGATAAAAGAACGAAAATTTTACGCAAACAGTataaaaaaacgtttttttatatataacattacATAACCAACCCCAGCTTTGGCACAACCAACCAAACAAATTACACCATAACAAACACTACACGCTACAGTAGCACTCTCATCAAGCAAGCGACCCACAAGCCCATACTTACGCACATGTGCATGTAGTAGGACAGATTTACAATTCATCAGAGTTCACCTCACAAATTGCCTCTCATCGTTGttaatttgttgttttgtaTTAGGTACACCACTACCAGCCCTAAGGTTAGAGAGCAACGCGTCACGTCCAGTTAGAACTATTTGGAAGAAAGCATCCACTTGCTTTGCAAGGAGATCCAGTCCTTGTGAAAGATTTTTTGTCCTCTCCCTCAAATTTGAAGTAGAGCTTTGGAGTTCTTCAGCTTTAATATCCACCCCATCCTGTAGAACGGGGTGCAACTTCTTGACACTTGCATCAACTGCTTCAAGTTCTTTCAATACTGTAAAGTGCCCGCTGGAAAATATATTTCTGATCTCCCCATTTACATAATCTTGAACATCCACAAAAGCCTCTGCCCACAAGTACGTCCTTGGAACCGGTAAATCAGCTAACTTATTTGCAGAACCTGAGAAAGCAGCAGCAAAGATCCCACAGACAAGCACAGTTAACACCTTAACTCCATACATAGCCTGCATCAAGACCTTCCCTTTGGCACAATTCTTGACCTTAGGCAGATTAAGTGTGTCAATAAGACCACCTAAAACAGAAAAACAGTTCTCAAGTCTGGGATTCTTTGAACTAATGTGCTGCCTCCATCCATCAAGTGAAGAAGAAGCACGCATGGGCTTTAAAGTAGAGGCATCCAAGTTGTGCAAGGCACATTGAAGCAAGAGATGACCCTGGCTGATGCGTGAGAGTTCTGAAGTAAAAGCAATACAAATATCAAGGAGCCTCACACTGCTGTTCAAGTACACATCAATCCATTTATCATCCCAATCAGAAACTGGGAGTTCAAGATCTgtaattaagatttttatgtCATCATGAGTTTGGCAAAGCAACTCTATTGCATGTCTCATCCACGACAAGGTCAGGACCTCTTGCTTGTCTTTTGGCTTAAGCTTCCTAAACCTCTCTGCCAAGGCTTCCTCAAAAGTTTTTAACAAACCCAAAAGCTTTGGAGATGGATTGGGACTCTTACGTTGCAGCATCTTGAATGGATTTCCAGATGGGAAGAAAGGCCGATGGGGTTCTTGGGGACGACTCATTTAAGTATATGGCTACAGAGTACAGATAAAGCACAAAAGGTTACATCGTGAGCAAAAGAAGATAATAATCATAAAACCAAACATGAatccaacacccccccccccccccccccccccccaaaacaaagaaaaaaagctTCCATTGCACAACTGTCTAGCAAATACAGAGTCATAATAAAAAGTCTGAAAGAAGAGTAATTATGCACTaccaattcaaaatatatattcagTTCAAGATCTTTGAAAAACTCAAGGGCCATAACAATATCCATG
This window of the Diospyros lotus cultivar Yz01 chromosome 5, ASM1463336v1, whole genome shotgun sequence genome carries:
- the LOC127801225 gene encoding protein BPS1, chloroplastic-like, with the protein product MSRPQEPHRPFFPSGNPFKMLQRKSPNPSPKLLGLLKTFEEALAERFRKLKPKDKQEVLTLSWMRHAIELLCQTHDDIKILITDLELPVSDWDDKWIDVYLNSSVRLLDICIAFTSELSRISQGHLLLQCALHNLDASTLKPMRASSSLDGWRQHISSKNPRLENCFSVLGGLIDTLNLPKVKNCAKGKVLMQAMYGVKVLTVLVCGIFAAAFSGSANKLADLPVPRTYLWAEAFVDVQDYVNGEIRNIFSSGHFTVLKELEAVDASVKKLHPVLQDGVDIKAEELQSSTSNLRERTKNLSQGLDLLAKQVDAFFQIVLTGRDALLSNLRAGSGVPNTKQQINNDERQFVR